The genome window AtgacttaccttcggctcgcttccccgcagttcctgtgccaccctctcctgctACCAACTCACCACCACCATCTGGATTACTCACCACATTCCACCATCTTGGATTATCGTCTTCCCAGCGTTGTTTGTGttctagtttgttttgtttttgtcttcattAAATATTTGTTCATACTTGCACTTGTTTCCAGCTTCTCCTTCACCCAGTCATCACAAGTATCCTTCAAAACTCTTAAGAGAGCTGACTCAGTACTGTGACAAgatttaaaaccagattgaaattTTTCAGAGATTTAATTGATAGTCAAATAAGATTGTAGTTGATTTAGAACCACTTTCTGTCAAAAATTTTGGAAAGAAAAGTCAAGTTTGAAATAAGATGAAAGTTAGCCGTAATGTAGGATCcaaacttgtttgtttttttttaagatgcaccGTGGCAAGTGtagtgtaatgataaaaacttcctaatcatccggaagaaggaggcgggaaccggcgcacaatcaaactgaaactttaatgagaaaaataaacacaaaacagcgcaccagcccctcacggacgactggtgcgcacaaaataaaaagcaaacataaaatattgcccaggcctggtcctctttcgtccttcacggtcatcgctccagttttatatccttccatctcctacgtgggactcaaggcCGGCGGTGGggtgcaggtgcagctcatctccaatcattacacctggcctcactccttgttcccacgcctctcggccccgccccactcgccacatacctcCATCACCCCTCGCAGAccgggggggtaccctcgagactgcgctctactccccacccccacccccccatcctccgggggggaccgctcacgggcaCCTGCAGGAACCTGTGGGTAGGACAGacaaggcgagagaaaaggagatggaaggaggagcgacagagacgagagaggcgagagaaaaaaaaaaattgggtcaTCTCCTCTGCGgggcctggcggtggcactggacggccctcggcggatggCACTACACTCCGGTGATGGCTCCTCTGGTTTTGGCCAgctggcaggagtcccccgttccctgctcctccccgttccggcggatggcagcaggctccggccccctggcgaactgcgccgactcctccgctccctcacggacggcagccgcccctccatatcgtgggcggccggcagcgagctcgcccggccccagcaactcactccagccccaAGTCCAGAATGTGGCCCTGAACATGAGTTTGTCCAGACACCCATTGCAGAAAGTCAAAAGTGTCcagtaaataaattaagaaaGTCTTTTGAAAGTGGCTTATATTTACAGCAGACGTGAATGTTAAAACCCCCCAGGATCAGGATTCTATTATGATTGATGAAAATTTTCCCCATGAATTCAGCAAATTCATTAAGAAAATCCTTGTTTACATGAGGTGTCCTAAATATAATTGCAAAAACCACTGGGTTGTCCAAAGCGAGTAAAAACAACTGACTTCAAATGGAGACGACATCTGTGCAAAGGATCTTAGTTgaacagcaatatatatatatatatatatatatatatatatatatatatatatatatatatatatatacacacacacacatgtaagcaTTCATTTAACATACTCTAACAGTGAGTTGTTCAATGTGCATCTCACCTGATTTCAAATAATGTCACATCACACTTGTTGCAAGTTATTACTATTATGAAGTTTATTTATATCTGCTTGGTTAGACACTTAATCACAAAcacttaatttgatcaaaaatacagtaatgttaTAATAAACCTTAGTATGCAAAATGAAGTTGTATTGGGTTAAATTAGTATAAGCATAATATATCATTTATACCTAATTGTATTAAATGATATGCTGTAAATGGGTTAAATGGGTGTAACTGAGGGAAGAATAAAGAACACATTATTGTGTTCTTTTATTGTTaagaaaaactataataaaaataagatgagacattttttttatattagtagtTTAATTCAATTCCTGATCAAACACACTTATGAAGTGGCATTAACCTGTAGGAGTGAGGTTGTAGATGTAAGTGTGAGTCAGTGAAACTTTACTGACACTGACAGTTTTGTTTACAAAGCATAAAACATAAGTTGTATAATTTATTACTATGCATGCAGTATGTTGTAAAACATAACCtgctgtaaatgtaaatataggtgCAGCAAAAACACTTTGAGTTTTCATTGGTCTAAACTTGTTTTCATTTTACTGCCATTCAATAAATTGTTAAAACCTGTACAGTACATGTGAACATCCTGTTCTGATCTTTATCTTGGACACGTAAGCAAAACGAGTACTGTTCCTCAAAAGGAATCAAATTGAAATTATAGTCAAACGTTTGCCTTATATCATATTTAGGAAATAACTGAAtacaatgttttgaaatgtaatgtatCATGATTGTAGCATTCAGTTGTAAATTTCAGTTAAAGAAATAAGAAATGCAAGATCACATTTAGTTAACTAACAGAAATTGAATTTGAATAAAAGCAGATGCTACTTGAATACATGTAGTTTCTGTGTCACATTCTGTGTTTACACTTCAGTCTGCACTGAAGCCATGAGCACGATTCTGGCATCTTCTGCTATGTCATTCAGAGCTCTCTTCAGCATTTTTGAGACTGTCATATAGGACATTCCTCCTGCCACCACAGAACCAAGTAAGGGTATGAGACTCACAACATACTCAAGTCCATTTTCAGCCAGAACCAGGGATGCAGCACCCGCTAAGGGTAATAATGAAGCTGGGTTTATCCCACCAATCAGTGGGGACTTCATTAAACTTTTGAATTCATCAGTGGTCTTCCCAGATCTTTCACAGAGCATCTGCAGGGATGGATCATCCAGACCAAAGACACTGTGGTATCGTTCTATCTCCTTTTTAACAATGGCAAAATCCACAGCAACTGAAAGACCAGGAACAGGGACTGTAGCCACCAAAGCAGACAGTAAGGCAACTTTTCCAATGTTTTCCTCTAATACTTTCTTCTTTTTATCATTGATCTCCTGTGTGATATTCGGCAAAGCCAACAGCAGCACACGTCTCTTGTGCTGTGGAAGCTCATGCTCCATTTTCTCCTGCAGAAGATTTAAATCATAGTTGCCGAGCTCGAAGCTAGAGATCAAAAACACAACAGGATCCTGTATACCAATGTTTTTCAGACCTAGACAGAAATAGGAAAGTGCATCATGAAATAAgtcattaaattttttataataaactatTAACAAAAACCGTGTGAACTGAACAACCAACCTGTTTCACAGTCCTCTCGGATGGTATCCAATGTCTTTTTCTGGTCAAAGCTTTTCTTCTTACTCTTCTTCTCAGCATCAATGCTTTGGTCAATCTTGGAACGAACAAAATAAAACCTTTTCCCCATTCTCTTGATCTCTTTGGCCAGCAGAATGTGGCATTCTCTGAACCGATCTGAAGCGATGATGATGAAAAAATCATAACGTTCAAACTCAACAAGTTTAAGATACTCATCAGCTTTGAAGTTTCGTGTTCCAATGCCAGGAAGATCCCACactttcacatttttatattttgggtgaaaataagCTTTAGGCTCTTTAGTGGTTTCTACAGGGCCAGTTATCGCAGAGTCCTCTTCTTCATCCCCTAAACCCCTGAATGCATTCACAAACGTAGATTTTCCAGAACCTGACTCCCCCGTCACACCAATGTTAAGTTCTACAAGATCCTGTTTTTCAAGGACttctttgattgtgtttacagctGTTGGGAGATCCTGGGTAGATATGGATTCTTTAATATCTTCAAGGTCCTCCAGAGTTATTATATCATAATCATCAAACATAGCCatctaaaaacaacaataaccacaaaaaaaaaacaagtcaaattcaaaaattttatacaaaagaaATTGCTCCATAACTAACTTAATCTTTGTATCCTGATATTATGAGAATGAGCATTACATTAATTTTTAGATTATGGGAAACTCTGTTTCTCCAAATTACTGAGGCCTGATTTGATAACATTTATGAGCTGCATAGACAAATGGCATTTTGTCTCAGTCAGTGCTGAGCGCTGTTTCCTCAGAATATTTTGACTAAGAAGTGGCAGTAGAGAGGCAGTAGATAGTGAGCTCATTGTGAACTTCAGGAAAGAACAGAGCAGGTCTCTGACTTGGAGGTCACTGGCGGCACCCAGCCTGCAGAAACCATTCATCAAGCCAGCTGTGGCAGTCTTCTTTCTTCATTCAGAATCCAGCTATGAGATGATCTTTGCACAGAAGGAAAAAGATTCTAATGTTATGGCATTTTGACAGCCTGAAATGCCATTTGGTCATGCAGCTATATGAATGTTATCAAATGAGGCTTTCCAGAGTTTGTGTTAAGGTTAATGCAGTGCTAATGAACAGTTTTAGCCTATTTTAAATGTCAGATGCCACTTTCTCTGACTTGGCCTATTTTAACTCAGATTTGATGTCCTGTTTTATCTGTTGGGAGGTCAAATGGTCtgtcaactaaacattttattatgtagttacaaatatacaaataaatatgtacaaatatatttaactttttttcaagTTCAAAATTAATTGCCCTGCACGCTTCAAAGTAATATTGTGCTTCTGCAAATTAAATATGCACATCAATCTGAAATATCCTCTATTTCCAGCAATTGACATTTTTTCaagtatattatgtaaatatatatgcatattccTATTTATACAACTGTACAGTAAATAATGCACAGATCTGTACATAAATCTTATTTTCCAGATTttaccacattattattatttatttttcttttttttctttagactTATTAAATTGTTCTTTCTGTTCTTGTGTCATATGtatgtacaggtgcttctcaataaatttagaatgtcgtggaaaagttcaattatttcagtaatccaactaaaattgtgaaactcatgtattaaattcagtgcacacggACTGAAGtcgtttaagtctttggttcttttaattgtgatgattttggctcacatttaacaaaaccccaccagttccacaaattagaatatgatgacatgctaATCGATTCAAAATACCTGCAAagatttcctgagccttcaaagtATCTCTGACAACCATTAACActcttcacaaggagtgtaagccaCAAAAATGTATTggcaataagctggctgttcacagagtgctgtatccaagcatgttaacagaaagttgactggaaggaaaaagtgtggaagaaaagatgcacaaccaaccgagagaaccgcagtcttataaggattgtcaagcaaaatcgattcagtaatttgagtgaacttcacaaggaatggactgaggctggggtcaaggcaccaagagccaccacacacagacgtgtcaagagatttggctacagttgtcgtattcctcttgttaagccactcctgaaccacagacaatgtcagaggcatcttaccagGGCTAAGGAGGAGAATAActctttcagatgagagcaagttttgtgtttcatttggaaaccaaggtcctagagtctggaggaagggtggagaagcttatagcccaagttgcttgaagtctagtgttaagtttccacagtctgtgatgatttggggagcaatgtcatctgctggagtTGATCCAttgtcactgcacccatttaccaagaaaatttggagcacttcatgcttccttctgctgaccagctttttgaagatgctgatttaatttaccAGCAAGATTTAACACCTGCCCATTCTGCCAAAGTGCCAAAAGTtgattaaatgaccatggtgttggtgtgctcgactggccagcaaactctccagacctgaaccccagagagaatgtATGGGCTATTATCAGGAGGAAtttagaaacaagagaccaaacaatgcagatgagctgaaggccactgtcaaagatgTTTCTttggcttccagaccacctcagcagtgccacaaactgatctcctccatgccacgccgaactgaggcagtaattaaagcagaaggagcccctaccaagtattgagaacatgtacagtacatggacatactttccagaaggcaaaCCATTctctaattgttttttattaattatgaggtattctaatttgttgagattgtgaattggtgggtttttgttaaatgtgagccaaaatcatcaattaaaagaacaaaataattacattttgacattctaatttattgagaagcacctctATGTGtctaaaaaaacacaaattccttgtgtgttttcacactgattctaaaatgtaaatcttaaatgaaaatgcaaaaataaaacaataaattgcTATTGTTTGAAAACTGACTCTTACATGTTTTCAATCTCACCTTTGATTCAGGAATTATAAGACTGAGAAGACAGTGCTGTTTCCTTCACAAATGTCAAATTGACTTCTGTACAAAGAAAATTTTGAAATAAGTTCAATCAAGATGTGCAAATAATTGCAAAATTACCCTTCATCATCCATGTTACATTTATAGAGAACCGTTTTCgacacttaataataaaaaataaaaataaaggtcatTGCGACTTTTTTTATCTCCCGATTAttcttttttcctcagaattgcgGGAATATCATCGTGACAGATATTGTAAACTCGCAATTGCCAGTCATTTATTCAGAATTCAACTTTTTGCGCGatataaaatcagattttttttctctctctcgcaaTTGTGCGTTTATATCTTACGGAAGCCCTGAACCGCatggtggagaaaaaaaaaaggaaacttatcTCGTTATTTCGAGttattaagtcgttatttcgacataataactcgttatttcgacttattaagtcgttatttcgagttattaagtcgttatttcgacataataactcgttatttcgacttattaagtcgttatttcgacttattaagtcgttatttcgaGTTAAGTCGTTATTTTGACTTAATAACtcgttatttcgacttattaagtcgttatttcgacataataactcgttatttcgacttattaagtcgttatttcgacataataactcgttatttcgacttattatgtcgttatttcgacttattatgtcgttatttcgacttattatgtcgttatttcgacttattaTGTCGTTATTTCGACATAAGTCTCATTATGTTAAGGCTTGTGTTAAGTTCAGTATGAGCCACTAGAGGGCAGAATAAGACCGCGAATCAAAGAACGCATTGTAGTTATGTTGACCTACGGTTAAGCACTTTTACAGGTGGGTGCTCCAAAATCCCAGAAGTTTATCATTGGAAATTGCATTCATCCCAGGCATATGCATTAATTTCAGGCTAACATATATTGAGGTGAAATTTATGTAGCCCATAAATGCAATATTACCGTAAAAGTTTGCCATAAATACACTAGGTATAGGCGTTTATTCTATGTAGTTTTCATAACACTGGATATTCTACTAATTCATACTTTTCTAATACATTGCCTAATGGGCAATTAACTTATTTAATAAGTACATATTTTGTGCTAATTGCTAGTATTGTATGGGGTCagaattgttgcattattccaaataaatagattattatccataaataaatgtaacgagattcacaaaaatatatcaaattcacaaataaatgtaaagagtttcacaaaaaaatataaaacgcacaaataaataaaatgagatttgcaaataaaaaaaaaagtgaagtgacattcagccaagtatggtgacccatactcagaatttgtgctctgcatttaacccatccgaaatgcacacacacagagcagtgaacacacacacacacacactgtgagcacacacccggagcagtgggcagccatttatgctgcggcgcccggggagcagtcgggggttcgatgccttgctcaagggcacctaagtcgtggtattgaaggtggagagagaactgtacatgcactcgccccacccacaattccgtccggcccaagactagaacccacaaccctttgattgggagtccaaccctctaaccattaggccacaaccctctaaccattatatgtaaatatatatttttatatatatataaaaatatatatttacaaatgtgtttaatgtcacaaacacaactctacctggcatttatttgtgcaccgctgtctgtgcatttgtaaattactgcacgcatttgtggatcgcttcctgtgcatttgtggattTGAAACACTTCTAG of Carassius gibelio isolate Cgi1373 ecotype wild population from Czech Republic chromosome A2, carGib1.2-hapl.c, whole genome shotgun sequence contains these proteins:
- the LOC128022167 gene encoding interferon-inducible GTPase 5: MAMFDDYDIITLEDLEDIKESISTQDLPTAVNTIKEVLEKQDLVELNIGVTGESGSGKSTFVNAFRGLGDEEEDSAITGPVETTKEPKAYFHPKYKNVKVWDLPGIGTRNFKADEYLKLVEFERYDFFIIIASDRFRECHILLAKEIKRMGKRFYFVRSKIDQSIDAEKKSKKKSFDQKKTLDTIREDCETGLKNIGIQDPVVFLISSFELGNYDLNLLQEKMEHELPQHKRRVLLLALPNITQEINDKKKKVLEENIGKVALLSALVATVPVPGLSVAVDFAIVKKEIERYHSVFGLDDPSLQMLCERSGKTTDEFKSLMKSPLIGGINPASLLPLAGAASLVLAENGLEYVVSLIPLLGSVVAGGMSYMTVSKMLKRALNDIAEDARIVLMASVQTEV